Sequence from the Ectothiorhodospira sp. BSL-9 genome:
CGGCGTCGGCAAAACCCCGGGCGCGCAGGCGGCAGGCGTCGCACAGGCCGCAGGCACGACCTTGATCATCGGCGCTGTAGCAGGAAACGGTGCGGGCGAAGTCCACCCCGGCCTCCACACCCTGACGGATGATCTCGGCCTTGGAGAGGTCAATCAGCGGTGTACGGATATGGCAGTGATCGCCGCCCACCCCAGCCTTGGTGGCCAGGTTGGCCATGGTCTCGAAGGCCTGAATGAACTCGGGGCGGCAGTCGGGATAGCCGGAATAGTCCACGGCGTTCACGCCGATGAAGATGTCCCGGGCGTCGAGCACTTCGGCCCAGGCCAGGGCGATGGACAGGAAGACTGTGTTGCGGGCGGGCACGTAGGTGACGGGGATGCCGTCGGAGGGGGCATCGGGTACCTGGATGGCTTGATCGGTGAGGGCCGATCCACCGAACAGGCCCAGGTTGAGATCCACCACCCGATGGTCGGCGGCGTCCAGGGATTGTGCCAATTCGGCAGCGGCCACCAGTTCGGCGTGGTGGCGCTGCCCATAGCGAAAGCTCAGGCAATGGCAGTCAAAGCCCTGGGCGCGGGCCAGGGCCAGGACCGTGGCAGAGTCCATGCCTCCGGAGAGGAGGAC
This genomic interval carries:
- the queC gene encoding 7-cyano-7-deazaguanine synthase QueC, which codes for MTMKNAVVLLSGGMDSATVLALARAQGFDCHCLSFRYGQRHHAELVAAAELAQSLDAADHRVVDLNLGLFGGSALTDQAIQVPDAPSDGIPVTYVPARNTVFLSIALAWAEVLDARDIFIGVNAVDYSGYPDCRPEFIQAFETMANLATKAGVGGDHCHIRTPLIDLSKAEIIRQGVEAGVDFARTVSCYSADDQGRACGLCDACRLRARGFADAGLPDTTRYRS